One genomic window of Streptomyces sp. NBC_01498 includes the following:
- a CDS encoding serine hydrolase — MFPHRRLPRIAVPALALVVAVTVPGLATGHAPDAAPARAGTAPTGPGTAVREALDKLPHSDGRYTVAVRDLDGRHTAAYGTGSAAYDTASIVKVDILASLLLKAQDHGTSLTAAQKKQAAQMIRRSDNAATDALWKALGGTRGLDAANKRLGLKDTHGDPDGHWGLTRTTAADQATLLEAVLGDAHSPLTASSRAHVRSLMSTVVPEQRWGISAADDRPGSAAAPVLKNGWLPRSATGKWDVNSIGRVERGGHTLLVVVLSDGQRTYREGVDLVERAATTAVKAFVTAEKAQQP; from the coding sequence GTGTTCCCTCATCGCAGGCTGCCCCGTATCGCCGTCCCGGCCCTGGCGCTCGTCGTCGCCGTGACGGTGCCGGGGCTTGCCACCGGCCACGCGCCCGACGCCGCCCCGGCCCGCGCCGGCACCGCGCCGACCGGTCCCGGCACGGCGGTGCGCGAGGCGCTGGACAAGCTTCCCCACAGCGACGGCCGCTACACGGTCGCCGTCCGCGACCTCGACGGCCGGCACACGGCGGCGTACGGCACGGGCAGCGCCGCCTACGACACGGCCAGCATCGTCAAGGTCGACATCCTCGCGTCCCTGCTGCTGAAGGCGCAGGACCACGGGACCTCCCTCACGGCGGCGCAGAAGAAGCAGGCCGCCCAGATGATCCGCCGCAGCGACAACGCCGCCACGGACGCCCTCTGGAAGGCCCTCGGCGGCACCCGGGGCCTCGACGCCGCCAACAAGCGCCTCGGCCTGAAGGACACCCACGGCGACCCGGACGGCCACTGGGGACTGACCCGTACGACGGCGGCCGACCAGGCCACGCTCCTGGAGGCCGTTCTCGGCGACGCCCACTCCCCGCTCACCGCGTCCTCCCGCGCCCATGTGCGATCCCTGATGAGCACGGTCGTGCCCGAGCAGCGGTGGGGGATATCCGCCGCCGACGACCGTCCGGGGTCCGCCGCCGCGCCCGTGCTGAAGAACGGCTGGCTGCCGCGCAGCGCCACGGGCAAGTGGGACGTCAACAGCATCGGGCGGGTCGAGCGCGGCGGCCACACCCTGCTCGTCGTGGTCCTGTCCGACGGGCAGCGCACCTACCGCGAGGGCGTCGACCTGGTGGAGCGGGCCGCCACGACGGCCGTGAAGGCGTTCGTGACGGCCGAGAAGGCGCAGCAGCCCTAG
- a CDS encoding chitinase: MSAPDGGGHGAADRNRFVVAEAQFERMFPDRDPFFTYDGLVEATAAYPAFARTGSRTTRKQEAAAFLANISHETGGLFYVVNQNPDMYPIFCDDTQPYGCPAGRDAYYGRGAIMLSWNFNYKAAGDALGLDLLNNPWLVETDPAVAWMTALWYWNTQSGPGTMTGHDAMVNKKGFGQTIWSLNGSAECEGGNPAQMEHRVELYQQFTRVLRTPPGRHLTC, translated from the coding sequence ATGAGCGCGCCGGACGGGGGTGGTCACGGCGCGGCGGACAGGAACCGGTTCGTCGTCGCTGAGGCACAGTTCGAGCGGATGTTCCCGGACCGGGACCCGTTCTTCACGTACGACGGGCTCGTCGAGGCGACCGCCGCGTACCCCGCGTTCGCCAGGACCGGGAGCCGTACGACCCGCAAGCAGGAGGCCGCGGCCTTCCTCGCCAACATCAGCCACGAGACCGGCGGGCTGTTCTACGTGGTGAACCAGAACCCGGACATGTATCCGATCTTCTGCGACGACACCCAGCCCTACGGCTGCCCGGCCGGGCGGGACGCGTACTACGGACGCGGCGCGATCATGCTGAGCTGGAACTTCAACTACAAGGCCGCGGGTGACGCGCTCGGCCTCGATCTGCTGAACAACCCGTGGCTGGTCGAGACCGATCCGGCCGTCGCCTGGATGACCGCCCTCTGGTACTGGAACACCCAGTCCGGGCCGGGCACCATGACCGGCCACGACGCCATGGTGAACAAGAAGGGCTTCGGGCAGACGATCTGGAGCCTCAACGGCTCCGCCGAGTGCGAGGGCGGCAATCCCGCGCAGATGGAACACCGGGTCGAGCTGTACCAGCAGTTCACCCGCGTGCTGCGCACCCCGCCGGGACGGCATCTGACCTGCTGA
- a CDS encoding PRC-barrel domain-containing protein: MIESADIREWRTHTVIDSEGRKIGSLEAVYVDTRTDEPAMATVLMGMPTRHRLVFVPLAGAVVGPDYVRVAYPKAAVKDAPSMGTDDVLPAEDEKSVFAHYDLPYQPGPSGERQLARR, encoded by the coding sequence ATGATCGAATCCGCGGACATCCGCGAATGGCGCACCCACACGGTCATCGACTCCGAGGGGCGCAAGATCGGCTCGCTGGAGGCGGTGTACGTCGACACCCGTACCGACGAGCCCGCCATGGCGACCGTACTGATGGGCATGCCGACCCGGCACCGTCTGGTCTTCGTCCCGCTCGCGGGCGCGGTCGTGGGCCCGGACTACGTGCGGGTGGCCTACCCGAAGGCCGCGGTGAAGGACGCGCCGTCGATGGGAACGGACGACGTGCTGCCCGCCGAGGACGAGAAGAGCGTCTTCGCCCACTACGACCTGCCGTACCAGCCGGGCCCGAGCGGCGAACGCCAGCTGGCCCGCCGCTGA
- a CDS encoding ROK family transcriptional regulator — MNIQYRVLSLLRDNGPLSRAELAARLEVPRPRLLGELDRMVAAGRVVEAGPAASRGGRRSTLVRLDPGLRFGAVDLGASSIDIEITDGALAPVAACSEPADIRSGPVAVLGRVSELLREMAEQGHFTRLDAIGIGLPGPVSFREGVPVSPPIMVGWNRFPVRDTLAREHGCPVVVDNDVNVMSLGEQHSGVARTVDHLLFVKIGSGIGSGMQHHGRIYRGAEGCAGDIGHVQVEAESDGPVCSCGNTGCLEAYFGGVALARDATEAAASGQSPPLAGRLAERGVLTAQDVAECADGGDNASVNLIRAGGHRVGQVLATLVSFMNPSMIVIGGGLTGLGYPLLAEIRSVVYKRSLPLATGNLPIVMSELGPRAGVVGAALLASELAYGEET; from the coding sequence GTGAACATCCAGTACCGCGTGTTGAGTCTGCTGCGTGACAACGGGCCGCTGTCCCGCGCCGAGCTCGCGGCCCGGCTGGAGGTTCCCCGCCCGCGGCTGCTCGGCGAGCTCGACCGCATGGTCGCCGCCGGGCGCGTCGTCGAGGCGGGCCCCGCCGCGTCACGCGGCGGCCGGCGCTCCACCCTGGTCCGGCTCGACCCCGGACTGCGGTTCGGCGCCGTCGACCTGGGCGCCAGCTCCATCGACATCGAGATCACCGACGGCGCGCTCGCCCCGGTGGCCGCCTGCTCCGAGCCCGCCGACATCCGCTCCGGTCCGGTCGCCGTCCTCGGGCGGGTCAGCGAACTGCTGCGGGAGATGGCAGAGCAGGGGCACTTCACCCGGCTCGACGCCATCGGGATCGGTCTGCCGGGGCCGGTGAGTTTCCGGGAGGGCGTCCCGGTCTCGCCGCCGATCATGGTGGGCTGGAACCGTTTTCCGGTACGGGACACCCTGGCCCGCGAGCACGGCTGCCCGGTGGTGGTCGACAACGACGTCAACGTGATGTCGCTCGGGGAGCAGCACAGCGGGGTCGCCAGGACGGTGGACCATCTGCTGTTCGTGAAGATCGGCAGCGGGATCGGTTCCGGGATGCAGCACCACGGGCGGATCTACCGGGGCGCGGAGGGCTGCGCGGGGGACATCGGTCACGTCCAGGTGGAGGCCGAGTCGGACGGGCCGGTCTGCTCCTGCGGGAACACCGGCTGTCTGGAGGCGTACTTCGGCGGGGTGGCGCTGGCCAGGGACGCCACCGAGGCGGCGGCGTCGGGCCAGTCGCCGCCCCTCGCCGGGCGGCTCGCCGAGCGCGGGGTGCTGACCGCCCAGGACGTCGCGGAGTGCGCGGACGGCGGCGACAACGCGAGCGTCAACCTGATCCGGGCCGGCGGTCACCGGGTGGGGCAGGTGCTGGCGACGCTGGTGAGCTTCATGAATCCGTCGATGATCGTGATCGGCGGCGGACTGACCGGCCTCGGTTATCCGCTGCTCGCCGAGATCCGCAGCGTCGTGTACAAACGGTCGCTGCCGCTGGCCACCGGCAATCTGCCGATCGTCATGTCCGAGCTGGGCCCGCGCGCCGGTGTGGTGGGCGCGGCCCTGCTGGCGAGCGAACTCGCGTACGGCGAGGAGACCTGA